The DNA window TAGGAGATATATCTGTGGAAAAACTGGTTGATGGGAAACCAATGAGGTATAATCCATCTCTCTGAAGGAAGCTATCTTGGATCCTTTTGCATATTTCTTTAACACAGTGTAGACTGACTGCATTTGAAATAAGAATCCTGCACAACCACAGGAATATGTGCCTGCATCAGCAAATAAGTCTGAAGTCTGAAACACTTTTCTCAAATCTGCTCGTGCAATACATGGAGTAACTCAATCAGACCGTCAGCTACAGTCTAATGTTGAATTAGCCTCTGAGGCAACAATTAATATTTCCTTTCAGCGTCCCCTGTTTAAAGTCTGACATGTTTCTTTCATAACACAAGTCAGATTTTTCTCCGCACGAAACATAAACAACGATACCTTTTCTAGCTGTTTTAGGTCTAGGCAGGATTTTAAAAATCTCAATTAACAGTTAGCTACTGAGGAATATGTTTTAACGAATTTTATTGAGTCACTGACAGtttgttccttttctttttttaaaaattttttttattccatttaccTCACTCCAGACATTATCATCGCAGCTTTGTGACTGTCCTATGGCGTCACTGTGTCAGAGCCAGCAGCGCTGTGTTAAGGCCTCAATTGTCTCCAGCTGGAGATTGGCTGAAGCACAGGACCAGCTATGTTCTCTAGGGGTCCACAGCTCTGAGTCCCTGGAGCAGGAACGCGCTCGAACACTGGCCTGTCCCAcagagctcacacacactgaggaggagTGGCGCCGCAAGGAGAGCATGCTGGGAGGTCAAGAACCAAACCGCAGTCCTGTGGTCGGAGCTGTCGGAAGTTGGGATGTCTTTGATAAGGTAGCATTCATTATTAGAAGATTTAAAGAAGAGAGATCCATTTTGCTGTTgtgatttaacattttcacttattttccTGTGGGTTAGCTTCTGTCTGCTCACCATGTAGTAACGTTGTAATCTGAGTtatgtcttctctctctcacagagtATAATTAATGCCCAAATTCAGCCTGTTGAAATGGACCAGGACAAGTGCAATACGTTTCTCCAAAAGTATGAGAATGAGCTCAGGCATTTTGGTAAGTCCCACACTAAGTCAGATGTAGTAGGAATTGTTTTGCCTGCAGATTAACGGTTGAAAAAGACTGTGACTacattgttttcagtttaataatATACCGTCTTTCCTATCCTAAGGACCTTTTTACATCTTCATAAAACAAACTAACATTTTCAGGTATGTTGAGGAGATGGGACGACAGTCAGCGATTCCTTGCAGACATGCCTCAGCTCATCTGCGAGGAAACAGCCAACTACTTAATTCTGTGGTGCATGAGACTACAGCAAGAAGGGGTAACGTACAGATGAGATAAGACTCATactattttgtctttttaatcatCAACCACTTTTTAACAACACCATCACAAGACCGAAGCAATTTGGTACATTTGTCAACATAACTCCATAGAATTGAATAGCATCAGTGTGTAAATGCTTCAGAATGACCACACAGTTGAATCAACATCTTTAGACTGAACGATTTGAGTGCTTTTAATGGGTGACCTGTTGAGAAACAGTTGTTTTTTAACGCTCCTGCAGAAAGAAGCACTGATGGAGCAGGTGGCGCACCAAGCTGTCGTCATGCAGTTCATCCTGGAGATGGCCCAGAACTCTCAGCAGGATCCCAGAGGCTGCTTCAGGCAGTTCTTCCACAAAACCAAAGTAAGCTGCAAGATAAGATGCTACCTACCTCTACTTGTGTACCTACTTTAGGCTTTCATACTGTTGGATATGAAAATCAGCTTCAGCGGTCCATTTAGAAGACCACAAAGGAAAATAGctaaatgatttttttaacatttgaatttagttgtttttggaATAGAAACTGGAAGACAAGatatatgttgttttattgttgtctttAATACTTTACAGGAAGGACAAGATGTTTACTTAGAAGTCTTCCATACAGAGCTCGAGGCCTTCAAACACAGAGTTAAAGAATATGCAGTGAAGTGTAGAGGTGATACCCCCAACAACACTGAAATCCAGAGCAGTGACACAAACTGCAGACCTGACCCCAAAGACTCCTTGGACACTTTAACTCCAGTAAGTTTTTCTCACTTTCCCCATTGCTATTGAAACACAGGTAACAGCGATTACTGTATTCTTCTTGGATCTCCTTTTCTCAATACAAACAATAGAACATGTCATCGAGAACATCAGTCTCTCCTAACCCTTAAACTAGGGTGAGAGATTTTTATTTGAGGGCAAGGATTTCAATATTTAGATGAAGTCTAGTGTGAAAGTTTCCAAATGGCATACTCCACAGGCTTTTCTAATCTCTGGTTTGTAAGCAGGAGAGAATGAGACCCTCCCCCTTCTGTTGGCCTCACAATTTGAAAAGTTGCCAAACATCTACTCaccagagaaaagaggagaaaaagctcctcctcttctcccacaGAGGAATGTGATCGAGCCTAAAGCTGGTTCTGGTCCTGCTTTTgcagttttgctttttttcctcttgtagcgtctctcttcacctcagcttttaaaagaaaaacacgagGTTTTACCCTCACAGATTTGCTGTAGCTAGTGATAAAATCAAAGCACAGAGCAATGTTTTAAATCAGAACTTCAGTGTCAGCtcagatttgaaatgtttaagaGTCAGAGTGCTGTTACATAACTATTATAATCCTCTTTAACTGGGCAGCAGTATGTTAACCTCCCAGAGTCTGTCGCCCTAGCTCTGTTTATTTTGACCTATTTTCGATTTTGATATTTACTCTCATTTGTTTACTGTCATTTGACCCCTCTTCCTTTTGTCTCCCTCCACCAGGTGGCAGAGTATCATATGAAGCGTTGTTTAGAGGCAGGACTGTGGACAAGCACAGGAAGGTGGACAAAGGACGACGccacagaaacagaggacatACGCATGATGGAGACCTCCTagtgattggctccagctttTCTTCCATCTCCATCGTCTCCCTGTCCAGGAACAAGAGTTTGAAGCCCTCCTTCGACAGCAGATACTCGTAAACAGCAACGCAGAGCAGGAGTTGACAGAGACATGATCAGTATTTAATTTTTCAGtgcagaaaataatgttttactgATGACAGGTTTTCTGTTAGCACGTTAGCAGCGTCTGGCTATTCGCTCCTGCAGTGTCTTTTGCCAGCTAAATGAATGAGTTGTGCCATAACACTGGTTTTGTGACCCTCTCATTATCTAGATGGTTATTGGCATCTGTGTATGTGTCATCCGTGAGTGAGTAATAGAAATTAGTTTGTGATCAAGTCACACCGTTGGTCCACCGGCTGAGTTTAGGAAGTCTCCTCATTGGCCGCCTCTGAGAATTGTTTCTATTATGTAACACACTTAGCACTTTCTTGGTCAAACCATAGTTACTTGCCCCAGAAGAGAGCTGCCAGTATCGACCTGTGAGTTGACCTGCATCTGCTCTGTTCAGTGAGTtccagagaggagcagctgttTTATACCCAGGCGGAGGGTGTGTGGTATGCGAGAGATTAAATCTGCTTTTAAGAATGCACTGCAACCCTGTTCATTACCCAGAGGATCCTCATGTGTCTGAATCAGTCGAACCGGACGTTAAACCAATTTTACTCGACAAAGTCTGCATAAAATCTCTCAGCAAAATGTCACAGATGCTTAAAATGAAACATGGAAAGTTTGAGAGACTCTTGACTGCCAGATGAATGCATTTACTATCAGTTACAATGCAAACCAAAAATTGCATAGTGTTTCAAACTACACtttgaagagaaataaaaaaaaaatgaaaaaagtaaacTGATCAAACAATACACTATCTGGTTAAGACTCGGCCTCACATCTTAAGGATTTGTGTTACAtaagacttcttttttttttttttttttaaagtggctCACTACATTTGCTGACTTCATGCTAATCTGCAGTCTGAATGTATTTAATGTCTGaataataattatgaattaataattaatatctGACATAAACAGGCAGTAAAGATGCTCCGGTTGTGGTTACCTGGATGTTTCCATCAAGCCCTCTTCAACCTAAGACACCAGAGAGAAGGAACAGTTAGTTATAGATCAGATTGAAGGCTCTTCTGGAGTGGGTCACATTCACCAAATGCCTGCGGCTCGTTCAGGCTTACAACTGATCTGCATGTTAAAGAGTTGAACACAATCTGAAAGGTCTCTCAGGCTCACAGTTGGGCCAGGATTCAAAATGCAGCATGTGTGGGTGGCACAGGTCACTTGGTTAGAACAGGAGTTGTAATGTTTGGTGTAAATGTTTTAGAGGAGCTACATGTAAGTGTTTGTTGCTTCATAGCTAGTGTGAGCATTAACAGCTGTTCACCTGCCAGTTTAGCAGAAACGCTGCAAATTCAAACCTTCAGACTTATTGAAAAGGTGGAAAGCAACACCAATGTTATGACTACTTTGCTCCCActgaagttagcatgctaaccagctagctCTGGCCCAGCTGGCCTATCTTCACAACTTTCCAACAGTGACCCACTGTAGTGTCCAGCCTGTCCTGAAGAAGTAGTGCTAAAGCATTTTACAAGCGCCCCTCACGACTTCAGCACTTACAGCTTCCTGCAAGAAACTATGTTCAACGGCAGAGTACACTTACATATTGCACCTTTAACTTTCACTTGGCTTTTGTCAAACGTTATTTTGTTGCAGTTCCTTCTTTTTTGCCGGAAAAGTTGCAAAGACCAACCAGACTTGTTGCTCAAAGTGAAGCAAGAGCACCAACGTTGTATAAAATCCATGGTTTTATCTTACAACACAGCTTTTACAAGTTTTAAagggagtttgttttttttttaaacagcgtTGCCTTACATGGTTTGCTTTGAACTCTTTGCTAATTAGCAGTATTGGTTTTATtctgagttttaatgtttaagGTTCTTCCTAGTGTTGTCTGGAGAGGCTTAAGAAGCTATTAAAGTGAATCAGTAATCCAACTTGAAGCTCATTCACATGTGCCACTAACTAACTTCAACTATCTGTGGCATACAGATTTTATTTaggaaacatttaaactgtatatttttcaCTCTATATACACTATTGTATTCCCACCGTGAACCATAGCATCACTTGCAAATCATTTGAGTTTCCATTTAACATACAACAACAGAGTTcaacaatatactgtattttaaaagggATCAGTGTTGTGCACTTCTGGCTCTTATTGTTATGTCTCCATTTATTTTAGCTGCTGGTTATAAGGCAACGACAA is part of the Paralichthys olivaceus isolate ysfri-2021 chromosome 18, ASM2471397v2, whole genome shotgun sequence genome and encodes:
- the cdc37l1 gene encoding hsp90 co-chaperone Cdc37-like 1: MEWRGTGAKVYPVEESGGDPASAAGVHGGGDPQRQTLSSQLCDCPMASLCQSQQRCVKASIVSSWRLAEAQDQLCSLGVHSSESLEQERARTLACPTELTHTEEEWRRKESMLGGQEPNRSPVVGAVGSWDVFDKSIINAQIQPVEMDQDKCNTFLQKYENELRHFGMLRRWDDSQRFLADMPQLICEETANYLILWCMRLQQEGKEALMEQVAHQAVVMQFILEMAQNSQQDPRGCFRQFFHKTKEGQDVYLEVFHTELEAFKHRVKEYAVKCRGDTPNNTEIQSSDTNCRPDPKDSLDTLTPVAEYHMKRCLEAGLWTSTGRWTKDDATETEDIRMMETS